The following are encoded in a window of Diorhabda sublineata isolate icDioSubl1.1 chromosome 3, icDioSubl1.1, whole genome shotgun sequence genomic DNA:
- the LOC130441463 gene encoding ATP-binding cassette sub-family C member 4-like, translating to MDDSEKIQRSTNPRETANVFSLITFIYTKSLFTRGYKKDLEDDDLYEVIETCRSKKCADELESAYHADRKRKGKPSIFRVLWNCFGMSYLILGLFNLAWKLLTSALEPDAIANLVAYFNPGQTKMSMNDALYYATILIGLKLVHSFYHPNYMIYLVQLAIQIRTSFCSLIYRKALKLSPKALEKTSLGNIVTLITKDVAQFEGAIWLVNDLWIGAIQSVYICYLIYVRIGWSSTVGVIVLASAVPIQYCFSKIIKNLRLKMNTRTDKRLQETQEALSTIKIIKMYTWEKIFVDRIDETRRKEVEILLRKAITQFSLMISSDLLGKVGFYILVMMYIRFNTHAQAETIFYVMRSYGTLRHIISLIFTYGISLIAELSAAIERIDNVLQLDELPKHVDTHDENPQIDIKNISVEMKGKQILDNITLTLNAGLNVITGQLGCGKSSLIKTILEDLPVDSGEVHTRGTKSYASQDPWLFPASIKQNILFGEQYDYERYNKVIEVCALKYDFSILEKGDETIVADRGMNLSKGQQARINLARAIYKTSDIYLLDDSLTALDTKVQDHIFINCIEGFLKGKLVFLVTHNTKHITKADKLVILENGAVKYEGIKEKILPDMLNKLEELEGSDSSKNSKDDVEIQSESTENTKLVETATIKKQIYHEDKKKGGLAFEVYTKYVKYGGGIFFVILIIACYFGSTFFDSSSQVMLTNWVNHQSSISTLKEKYFGYSFESYDQLYDVYFASANSTTIAPLLVPNFIRSSNGTSTDEEFILNRTAMTQNQNETYHLLIKLENIETEATKTLNIYTMLLIASIVFEFMKSYFFFKFGTNASIGLHKAMLQSVVFGKMAFFDTFFVGNILNRFSQDLSVVDEHLPMILALLIGAAFAFGGIVGMMASVSWKFIVPSVAILMLLIILRHLYMPTARSLKRLEAATRSPMIGHLNSSMEGLTTVRAYKAQDILRDEFDRHQDLYISAKYTSLCVKNAFHFYMDITAVSFTVYTIVRFLFFETDTAAGDVGLALTQAGALTMVIQFGLLQWSEAENLMTSVERVMEYTKIEPENKTGTKIPDWPSTGKVQYQNVSLTYTNSNEKVLQDITFDVKPKEKIGIVGRTGAGKSSIIATLFRLYNHEGTILIDNVDTKILSLKYLRQHISIIPQDPITFSGSIRNNIDPFKEFSDEQIWNVIRKVYLDSKIPNLECLIEDTNFSSGERQLLSLARAIIRQNKIVVLDEATANMDPKTEELVQKAIDENFSDSTVFIISHRLNSITNCDKVLVVSTGKIIEFDTPDKLVKNKNSMLSKMLKVAENSNY from the exons ATGGATGAtagtgaaaaaattcaaaggtCTACCAATCCTCGTGAAACGGCTAATGTATTCTCTTTAATCACATTCAT ctatacaaaaagtttatttacaCGCGGTTACAAAAAGGATTTGGAGGATGATGATCTTTACGAAGTTATTGAAACTTGTCGATCGAAAAAATGTGCTGACGAACTTGAAAGTGCGTATCATGCAGACcgaaaaagaaaaggaaaaccTTCTATTTTTCGTGTTTTATGGAATTGCTTTGGTATGTCCTATCTAATATTAGGACTTTTCAATTTAGCTTGGAAATTATTAACAAg tgcCTTGGAACCTGATGCAATTGCTAATTTAGTTGCATACTTCAATCCTGGTCAAACTAAAATGTCGATGAACGACGCTTTATATTATGCTACTATCCTTATAGGACTAAAATTAGTACACAGTTTTTATCATCCTAATTACATGATTTATCTTGTACAATTGGCAATTCAAATAAGAACTTCATTTTGTTCTTTAATATACAGAAAAGCTCTGAAGTTGAGTCCCAAGGCTTTAGAAAAGACGAGTTTAG GGAATATAGTGACGCTTATAACTAAAGACGTCGCTCAGTTTGAAGGTGCTATATGGTTAGTTAATGATTTATGGATTGGAGCAATACAATCTGTGTATATCTGTTATTTGATATACGTTAGAATAGGATGGTCTTCCACAGTTGGAGTGATAGTTTTGGCTTCTGCTGTACCGATACAAT attgtttttctaaaattataaagAATCTTAGATTGAAAATGAATACTAGGACAGATAAACGTTTACAAGAAACACAAGAAGCTTTAtcaacaattaaaattattaaaatgtacACTTGGGAAAAAATTTTCGTAGACAGAATTGATGAGACTAGGAG AAAGGAAGTCGAAATATTACTCCGAAAAGCTATCACACAATTTTCGTTGATGATTTCCAGCGATTTACTTGGAAAAGTTGGATTTTACATACTAGTAATGATGTACATTCGGTTCAACACCCATGCTCAAGCCGAAACTATATTTTATGTGATGAGATCGTACGGAACCCTTCGACATATAATATCTCTAATCTTCACTTACGGTATATCATTAATTGCAGAGTTATCTGCAGCTATAGAAAGAATAGATAATGTATTGCAGCTTGATGAATTACCAAAACATGTTGATACACACGATGAAAATCCacaaattgatataaaaaatattagcgTGGAAATGAAGGGAAAACAGATTCTTGATAATATAACTTTAACATTAAACGCTGGACTAAATGTCATAACAGGTCAATTGGGATGCGGGAAAAGTTCATTGATAAAAACGATTCTGGAAGATCTTCCCGTAGATAGTGGAGAAGTACACACCAGAGGTACGAAAAGTTATGCTTCGCAAGATCCGTGGTTGTTTCCTGCAtctattaaacaaaatattctgtTCGGTGAACAATATGATTATGAAAGATATAATAAG GTTATTGAAGTGTGCGCTTTGAAATACGACTTTAGTATATTAGAAAAAGGTGACGAGACTATAGTTGCTGATAGAGGAATGAATTTAAGCAAAGGACAACAAGCTAGAATAAATTTGGCTAGAGCAATATATAAAACCAGTGATATTTACTTACTTGATGATTCCCTTACTGCTCTAGATACGAAAGTACaagatcatattttcattaattgcaTCGAAGGTTTCCTAaaaggaaaattagtttttttggtaACACATAACACCAAACATATTACGAAAGCTGATAAATTAGTAATACTTGAAAATGGTGCAGTTAAGTATGAAGGAATTAAAGAAAAGATATTGCCGGATATGTTGAATAAATTGGAAGAACTAGAAGGATCAGATTCGAGTAAAAATTCTAAAGATGATGTGGAAATACAAAGTGAAAGCACGGAAAATACAAAATTGGTAGAAACTGCAACAATAAAGAAGCAAATTTATCACGAAGATAAAAAGAAAGGTGGTTTGGCGTTTGAAGTTTATACCAAATATGTTAAATATGGAGGAggaattttctttgttatattgATTATTGCCTGTTATTTTGGATCTACGTTTTTTGATAGCAGTTCTCAAGTTATGTTGACTAATTG GGTAAATCATCAATCTTCGATTTCCACTTTAAAAGAAAAGTACTTTGGATACTCATTCGAAAGTTATGACCAGTTATACGACGTATATTTTGCATCTGCTAACTCCACAACCATCGCTCCTCTTTTAGTACCAAATTTCATAAGGTCGTCAAACGGAACTTCAACTGACGaggaatttattttgaatcgtACGGCCATGACACAAAACCAAAACGAAACCTACCATTTATTgattaaacttgaaaatatagaaacagaAGCTACGAAAACTTTGAATATATACACAATGTTATTGATAGCATCGATAGtgtttgaatttatgaaaagttatttttttttcaaatttggaacTAACGCTTCGATAGGTTTACATAAAGCCATGTTACAATCCGTTGTTTTTGGAAAGATGGCGTTTTTTGATACATTCTTCGTGGGAAATATTCTGAATAGATTTTCACAAGATTTAAGTGTTGTGGATGAGCATTTACCAATGATTCTAGCGCTGTTAATAGGG GCTGCTTTCGCTTTTGGAGGAATTGTTGGTATGATGGCAAGTGTGAGTTGGAAGTTTATAGTTCCATCAGTGGCTATTCTTATGTTGTTAATTATTTTACGACACTTATATATGCCAACTGCTAGGAGTCTTAAGCGTTTGGAAGCTGcaa CTCGTAGTCCAATGATCGGCCATTTAAACTCATCAATGGAAGGTTTAACTACAGTTAGAGCTTATAAAGCCCAGGATATACTTAGAGACGAATTCGACAGACATCAAGATCTTTATATCAGTGCTAAATATACATCACTATGTGTCAAGAATGCGTTTCATTTCTACATGGATATAACGGCAGTTTCTTTCACAGTATACACAATCGTTAGATTCCTATTTTTCGAAACAG ACACAGCAGCAGGCGACGTCGGTTTGGCTTTAACCCAAGCAGGAGCTTTGACTATGGTTATCCAATTCGGTTTATTACAATGGTCAGAAGCCGAAAATCTGATGACGTCCGTGGAAAGAGTAATGGAGTATACGAAAATCGAACCTGAAAATAAAACAGGAACAAAAATCCCAGACTGGCCTAGTACAGGGAAAGTTCAATATCAAAACGTTTCTCTAACGTATAccaattcaaatgaaaaagttttacaaGATATCACTTTTGATGTGAAACCCAAAGAGAAAATTGGTATTGTGGGTAGAACAGGCGCCGGAAAATCCTCTATAATAGCAACACTTTTCAGATTATATAATCACGAAGGTACAATTCTAATTGATAACGTAGATACCAAAATACTCTCGTTGAAATACTTAAGGCAACATATTTCGATTATTCCTCAAGATCCTATAACGTTTTCTGGTTCTATCAGAAATAACATCGATCCTTTCAAGGAATTTTCAGATGAACAAATATGGAATGTAATAAGAAAAGTGTACTTGGACTCTAAAATTCCAAATTTGGAATGTTTGATTGAAGATACGAACTTCAGTTCTGGTGAAAGACAATTACTTTCTTTAGCTAGAGCTATAATAAGACAAAATAAAATAGTGGTATTGGATGAAGCTACAGCTAATATGGATCCTAAAACTGAAGAATTGGTACAAAAAGCTATCGATGAGAACTTTTCTGACAGTACGGTTTTTATAATATCCCATAGATTGAATTCTATCACGAATTGTGACAAAGTTTTGGTTGTAAGTACGGGGAAAATCATTGAATTCGACACTCCAGACAAACtagtaaaaaataagaatagtATGTTATcgaaaatgttgaaagtcgcCGAAAACTCGAACTAttag